A genomic stretch from Malus domestica chromosome 15, GDT2T_hap1 includes:
- the LOC139191950 gene encoding uncharacterized protein — translation MALYNHNNSLICKTFPFTLKGNSVKWYAGLPSGSIMDFKTLSNKFMKAFFAYKEVKCGTYTLFLIHQINDESLRKYIKQFRTEFAEVNRLNNSMVATTFKNGLLIKFELSRKLHKPKYEYITLVECFDKAKDIVPRDKEYIKNGKSLK, via the coding sequence ATGGCCCTGTACAACCACAATAACTCATTAATATGTAAAACGTTCCCTTTCACGCTCAAAGGGAATTCGGTGAAGTGGTATGCTGGCCTTCCATCTGGATCCATCATGGACTTCAAAACCCTGAGTAACAAGTTCATGAAGGCTTTCTTTGCATACAAGGAGGTGAAATGTGGGACATATACCTTGTTCCTGATCCACCAAATAAATGATGAAAGCCTTAGGAAGTACATCAAACAATTCCGCACCGAATTTGCAGAAGTTAATAGGCTGAATAACAGTATGGTCGCCACAACATTCAAGAATGGACTCCTTATAAAGTTTGAGCTTAGCAGGAAGCTACATAAGCCCAAATATGAATATATCACCTTGGTAGAGTGCTTCGACAAGGCAAAGGATATAGTCCCAAGGGACAAAGAGTACATAAAGAATGGAAAATCACTTAAGTAG